CGGCCTTAATATTTCCATTAAGGAAAGTCCGCCTGACTTTAAAGAAACAGGTGATGGAATTCCCCTTTACATAGGTGAGCTTTCTACAGGCTTTAAAGACCTGGAAGGCCGTTTCGTGCTTATCACGGAAGAGGATGTTTTCGGCGAAAGGCACAAAAGGCGCGGACGGCTTAAAAAGGCAGGTGATCTCAGGATTGCCTCCTTCGGCCAGCTTAAAAGCGGCGACTGCATTGTCCATGTTGATCACGGTATCGGGATATACAAGGGGCTGGGCAAGCTGGAAGCGGGCGGGACCATTGGCGACTACCTGGAACTTGAATACTTTGGTGGCGACAAGGTTTTTCTCCCCGTCGACAGGCTGAATCTGGTTCAGCGTTACGGAGGGGGTGAAAATGAAGTCCCCAAACTGGATAAACTTGGCGGCACATCCTGGGAAAAGGTCAAGAAAAGGGTCAAAAAGGCCGTTACTGAAATGGCGGCTGAACTTCTGGAAATTCATGCCGCCAGGGAGGTTATGAAGGGCCATGCCTATGCCGTCGACAGTGAGGAGTTCAGTGAATTTGAGGCCTCCTTCGAATATGAGGAGACACCCGATCAGAAAAATGCCATCGATGACGTTATTAACGATATGAAAAGCAGGCGGCCTATGGACAGGCTGGTTTGCGGGGATGTGGGCTACGGCAAGACGGAAGTTGCTGTCAGGGCGGCCTTTGTGACAGCCATGGAAGGGCGGCAGGTGGCCCTTCTCGTTCCTACGACCATCCTCGCCCAGCAGCATTACCAGACTTTTTGCGACAGGTTCAAAGGCTACCCCATTGTTGTCGAGAGATTGACCCGTTTTTGCAGCGGAGCCAGACAGAAAGAGGTGGTAAAAAAGCTTGAAGAGGGGAAAGTCGATCTTATTATCGGGACACACAGGCTTTTACAGAAAGATGTCAAATTCAGGAACCTTGGGCTTGTCGTCGTTGATGAGGAACAGCGTTTCGGTGTTACCCACAAGGAAAAACTGAAGAAGATAAGAAAAACGGTGGATGTGCTCACTCTGACAGCCACGCCTATTCCCAGAACACTTCACATGTCCATGATGGGAATCAGGGACTTAAGTATTATCAGCAGCCCTCCCGAAGGGCGTCTCGCCATACGGACCTTTGTTACCAATTATGACGAGGAAGTTATCAGGGAAGCCGTTATGAGAGAACTCAGGCGCGGCGGACAGGTCTTTTTTGTGCACAACCGGGTGCAGGATATTGAAAATGTTGCAGCCAATATGCGGGAGATCGTTCCCGAGGCGAAGATTGCCATTGCCCACGGTCAGATGCATGAGCATGAATTGGAAAAGGTGATGCTTGAATTTGATAAAGGTGAAAAGAACCTTATTGTTTGCACCACAATTATTGAATCGGGCCTCGATATCCCCAATGCCAATACGATAATCATGCATAATGCCCAGAGTATGGGCCTTGCCCAGCTCTATCAGTTAAGGGGAAGAGTGGGCAGGTCTAAACACAGGGCTTATGCCTACCTCCTTGTCCCAACGGGACTCATTCTCACGAAAGAGGCAAGAAAAAGACTTCAGGCTATACAGGAAATGAAGGAACTCAGTTCCGGGTTTCAGCTTGCTTCCTATGACCTCGAAATCAGGGGGGCCGGGAATATTGTGGGAGCGGAACAGTCGGGAAATATTGAGGCTGTCGGTTTTGAACTCTTCTCCTCCATGCTGGAAAAGGCAGTAGCCGAAGTGAAGGGTGAACTGCTTCGGGAGGAAATAGAACCTGAAATCAGGTTCCCTTATCCGGCCTTTATAGGGGAAGATTACGTGGCTGATACAAACCAGAGGCTAAACCTTTACAAACGTTTCTCCTCTTTGTGCGATGAAGATGAGCTGAATGAAATGAAACCTGAACTCCTCGATCGTTTCGGACCCATACCGAGAGAGACCCTGAATTTTATAGAACTCATTTCACTCAAAATGGTCCTTAAAAAACTGATGATAAAGGAAGCCCTTATTTCAGAAAAGGCGCTTTCTTTTGCCTTTCATGAAAAAGCGCCTGTCAATGTGGACAAGCTCCTTGCTCTTGTCAATAAATCACCGGCCAAATATTCAATTACTCCCGATTTGCGCCTTAAGGTTAAACCGTCCTCCGGTGACTGGTTAAAGGCCCTTAATGAAGGTAAAAAGATATTGAAAGGACTAGGTTAATGTGGTAGTTTTTAAACGGACTTTCAGTGGGGGAATCCCTTGTAAATCATGCCGCTTGAACCTCCGGCAGGCGCAGCCCCCAAGGAGGGCGATTAGTGGGGGCGATGAGTCGGGAAGCCGGGTTCCTCATTTGCGCCTTGCTGATTGTGCGGGGTGGTTTTTGCAATTTCAAATTTAGAGACTTAATATGATGAGAAATAACGGTAGCCTTTTATATATGAAAAGCCTTCTTTTTATCGGCATTCTCCTGCTTGGCGGTTGCAAAGGCAAGGCTCCCCGGGAGGAAGAAAAAGCGCTGGCCAAAGTCGGCATGAATGTTATTACGCTTACCGAATTTGAAGAGTCCTTTTCTTCTACGGGCAAGCGCTATGCTTCCAACTATCCCATGGACAGGAAGAACAGTCTCAAGCTCAAAGCGGCTTATCTCAACCAGCTTATTGAAGAGAAGCTGATTATGGCTGAGGCGGAAAAAATGAAAATTAATGTGGGGATGGAAGAGATTGATGCCACCATTGCAGAACTTAAAAAAAATTACGGTGATGATAACAGTTTCAAAAAGGTTTTTATCGATGAGCACCTGGATCTTGCCGTCTGGCGGGAAAAGGTGAAGAAAAAGCTTCTGGTGGAAAAAGTAATCTACCGGACGGTTTCATCAAAAGTCGATATTTCCGATGAAGAGATAAAAGATTATTACGAGAACAACCTTGATGAGTTCCATAGTGATGAAAAGGTCAAGGCAAAGCAGATCTTCCACATGGATGAAAGAGAAGCCAGCAAGGCGCGAGAAAGGGTAAGGGCGGGTGAGGATTTTGCCGCTGTTGCCATGGATGTTTCCCAGAGTCCCGATGCAAGTGAAGGAGGAGATCTGGGTTATTTCGGCAGGGGAATTATGCCCCCTGAATTTGATGAAACGGTATTTACCATGGAGGTAGGGTCCCTTAGTGAAGTGGTAAGGAGCAGTTACGGGTATCACATTTTTCTCCTTGAAGACAGGCGGGAAGAAAGAGATCTGAGCTTTGAAGACGTGAAAGAAAAGATTGCCGAAGTTATCCGCAGGAATAAGGAAGAGCATATATACGGAAAGTGGATAGATGGGTTAAGGGAGAAGACGAATATAGAAATCAATCACGAATTGCTTCAAAGGAGTATACTGTTAAGATGAAAAGTATTTTTTTATTCATATTGAGCGCCCTTCTGCTCTGTTCATTTCCGCTTCATGCGGAAGTTTTCGACAGGGTTGTTGCCTCTATCGGTGATGATGCCATTACCCTTTTCGATATCGATCGGGAAGCCGGCCCTCTTCTCAAACAGTATAAAAAGGATGAA
Above is a genomic segment from Deltaproteobacteria bacterium containing:
- the mfd gene encoding transcription-repair coupling factor — its product is MSNTLSGNIPLGLAGDERKAIAGLKGSSLAWLLSRNIEAGEGPFFIIAPSSTEAEKLFGDLKFFLGEKSRVCYFPQWEVLPYENLSPHRAIVSERLKTLYALAVDDVHALITTVPSAMQRVMPKSVITGMVDYLVTGEEIPFDGFLESLAERGYVRTLHVEEMGEFSVRGGIVDIFGPAMDFPVRIEFFGDEVESMREFELESQKSTGVELEELTLLPAGEIFLNPQKGKAITRIIKVRGVDGGASRDHLNEIRNSFNEGIPFQGIEFFLPDFYPEWATLFDYLPPKTITVRLDNEELLYRAGEFEKSFIEGYEKGWANGWPFPEPERFYLHGESLMTSLDKWPSLLVGGVNVGEKEAVRIDVENNRDIRTFISGAKKEKSPLELLVEKISEWRNDGISLFFSAHTRGQGERLGELLKFHGLNISIKESPPDFKETGDGIPLYIGELSTGFKDLEGRFVLITEEDVFGERHKRRGRLKKAGDLRIASFGQLKSGDCIVHVDHGIGIYKGLGKLEAGGTIGDYLELEYFGGDKVFLPVDRLNLVQRYGGGENEVPKLDKLGGTSWEKVKKRVKKAVTEMAAELLEIHAAREVMKGHAYAVDSEEFSEFEASFEYEETPDQKNAIDDVINDMKSRRPMDRLVCGDVGYGKTEVAVRAAFVTAMEGRQVALLVPTTILAQQHYQTFCDRFKGYPIVVERLTRFCSGARQKEVVKKLEEGKVDLIIGTHRLLQKDVKFRNLGLVVVDEEQRFGVTHKEKLKKIRKTVDVLTLTATPIPRTLHMSMMGIRDLSIISSPPEGRLAIRTFVTNYDEEVIREAVMRELRRGGQVFFVHNRVQDIENVAANMREIVPEAKIAIAHGQMHEHELEKVMLEFDKGEKNLIVCTTIIESGLDIPNANTIIMHNAQSMGLAQLYQLRGRVGRSKHRAYAYLLVPTGLILTKEARKRLQAIQEMKELSSGFQLASYDLEIRGAGNIVGAEQSGNIEAVGFELFSSMLEKAVAEVKGELLREEIEPEIRFPYPAFIGEDYVADTNQRLNLYKRFSSLCDEDELNEMKPELLDRFGPIPRETLNFIELISLKMVLKKLMIKEALISEKALSFAFHEKAPVNVDKLLALVNKSPAKYSITPDLRLKVKPSSGDWLKALNEGKKILKGLG
- a CDS encoding peptidylprolyl isomerase, whose product is MRNNGSLLYMKSLLFIGILLLGGCKGKAPREEEKALAKVGMNVITLTEFEESFSSTGKRYASNYPMDRKNSLKLKAAYLNQLIEEKLIMAEAEKMKINVGMEEIDATIAELKKNYGDDNSFKKVFIDEHLDLAVWREKVKKKLLVEKVIYRTVSSKVDISDEEIKDYYENNLDEFHSDEKVKAKQIFHMDEREASKARERVRAGEDFAAVAMDVSQSPDASEGGDLGYFGRGIMPPEFDETVFTMEVGSLSEVVRSSYGYHIFLLEDRREERDLSFEDVKEKIAEVIRRNKEEHIYGKWIDGLREKTNIEINHELLQRSILLR